The following are encoded together in the Pieris napi chromosome 17, ilPieNapi1.2, whole genome shotgun sequence genome:
- the LOC125058078 gene encoding ionotropic receptor 75a-like has product MIVYQGKPEEFRPEIILERDVAPGISMVTQTSGMILNELATIHNINFNYSICDRWVGDYKRESPNAVTNSLYFKEIDITPTLRFLPSHMDYYDVIHQYVTYAEGKYFYRIPTTGVGKFENQFLTPFTRDVWFTAIGVITLCGFGLLLSAKLENRPKSGHYAFFSVVALSCQQFFEDIDDGVVKRNSTARKLTILVTGVSCVLIFNYYTSSVVSWLLNGPPPSINSLWELMDSPLEPIFEDVGYTWSWLQLPDYYYNKKNARAEDVLKKRIKKKGNLILTSPMKGVEMVRTGAYAFHCDANSANKYIAKTFTPKELCDLDSLPSFEKALLYTSVQKNSPYREFFIWSYARITEQGIMKLIQSRTYPRVMTCEGSSPRALALGGATPAFIMLAIGYVAGTFIMFMERILKAHEHKKLAN; this is encoded by the exons ATGATAGTG TATCAAGGTAAACCCGAAGAATTTCGCCctgaaataatattagaaagaGATGTGGCACCAGGTATATCTATGGTGACACAGACTAGCGGCATGATACTTAACGAACTGGCAACTATACATAATatcaa cTTCAATTATAGTATATGTGACAGATGGGTTGGAGATTATAAAAGAGAAAGTCCGAAT GCTGTGACTAATTCATTGTATTTTAAGGAAATTGATATAACACCAACATTACGTTTTTTACCTTCTCATATGGACTACTATGATGTTATACACCAATATGTAACATATGCTGA AGGTAAATACTTCTACCGCATCCCAACTACTGGAGTGGGTAAGTTTGAAAACCAATTCCTCACACCATTTACCCGAGATGTCTGGTTTACTGCGATCGGAGTAATAACGCTATGTGGTTTTGGCCTGTTATTGAGCGCAAAACTGGAGAATCGACCGAAGTCAGGACATTATGCGTTTTTCTCAGTTGTGGCATTATCTTGTCAACAat TTTTCGAAGATATAGATGACGGTGTTGTAAAGAGGAACTCCACGG CTCGAAAGCTTACTATTCTAGTAACTGGTGTATCATGCGTTCTGATTTTCAACTACTACACAAGCAGCGTTGTCAGTTGGTTGTTAAACGGACCACCACCATCTATTAACTCTTTATGGGAACTGATGGATAGCCCTCTTGAACCGATCTTTGAGGATGTTGGTTACACCTGGTCCTGGCTTCAG CTACccgattattattacaataaaaaaaacgcgcGCGCTGAAGATGTTTTGAAGAAGAGAATTAAAAAGAAAGGAAATTTAATTCTAACATCCCCAATGAAGGGTGTGGAAATGGTTAGAACTGgag CATATGCCTTCCATTGCGATGCGAACAGTGCAAATAAATACATAGCGAAAACTTTCACGCCGAAAGAGCTCTGTGACTTGGATTCTTTGCCGTCTTTTGAAAAAGCACTATTGTATACATCGGTTCAGAAAAATAGTCCTTACAGAGAGTTCTTTATTTGGAG TTACGCTCGAATAACAGAACAaggaataatgaaattaattcaatctcgAACGTATCCCCGTGTGATGACATGTGAAGGGAGTTCTCCAAGAGCCCTAGCACTTGGAGGCGCTACTCCGGCATTCATAATGCTTGCTATCGGATATGTTGCCGGcacatttattatgtttatggaAAG GATTTTGAAAGCTCACGAGCATAAAAAGCTTGCAAACTGA